In Pleurocapsa sp. PCC 7319, the following are encoded in one genomic region:
- a CDS encoding YraN family protein — MKEIGTLGEKLIARWLQLQNYDLLQRNWHCRWGEIDLISQDKLTKAIAFVEVKTRSKNNWDENGLLAVNRSKQQKLLKTASLFLAKHPQLAELPCRFDVALVGYQTLKEGFNNSTFNFEQITQLKIGQPVTLANYQLTIENYIKSAFD; from the coding sequence ATGAAAGAAATTGGAACATTAGGAGAAAAACTAATAGCGCGATGGTTACAGCTACAGAATTATGACCTTTTACAGCGAAATTGGCATTGTCGTTGGGGAGAAATTGATTTAATTTCCCAAGATAAACTAACAAAAGCGATCGCTTTTGTGGAAGTTAAAACTCGCAGTAAAAATAACTGGGATGAAAATGGCTTGCTAGCAGTTAACCGCTCCAAACAGCAGAAACTCTTGAAAACTGCATCTTTATTTCTAGCCAAACATCCCCAATTAGCAGAATTACCCTGTCGCTTTGATGTAGCTTTAGTTGGTTATCAAACTCTTAAGGAGGGATTTAATAATTCTACTTTTAATTTTGAGCAAATTACCCAACTCAAAATTGGTCAGCCAGTTACTTTAGCGAACTACCAATTAACTATTGAAAACTATATAAAATCAGCTTTTGATTAA